The stretch of DNA CGACTCCTGCATTGAGCGGGGGGAGGCCGGGCTCAACAGCATGGCATCTCCGTAACTGAAAAATCGGTACTTCTGTTCCACCGCCACCCGGTAGGCATTCATCATCGTCTCGTAGCCAGAAAAGGCGGACACCAACATCAGCAGGGTGGACTCCGGCAGATGGAAGTTGGTCACCAGCAGGTCCACCGAGCGGAAGCGGTAGCCCGGGTAGATAAAAATATCGGTCTCACCCCGGTAGGGGCGAATCTCACCCGCCTGGCTGGCGCTCTCCAGGCAGCGCACACTGGTGGTACCCACCGCCACCACTCGCCCACCCCGGGCACGGCAGGCGTTGACGGCATCACAGACTGCCAGCTCCAGCTCAAGGTACTCGGAGTGCATCTGGTGGTCTTCAATCCGCTCCACCCGCACCGGCTGGAAGGTGCCCGCCCCCACGTGCAGGGTAACAAAGGCGGTCTCGATCCCCTTGTCGGCGAGCCGCTGCAACAGGGCTTCGTCGAAATGCAACCCCGCAGTGGGCGCCGCCACCGCCCCCTGGTGACGAGCGTAGACGGTCTGGTAGCGCTCGCGATCCGACAGCTGGTCGTCCCGCTCGATATAGGGGGGCAAGGGCATATGGCCGTGCCGCTCCAGCAGCTCCAGCACCGGGCTCTCCCCCTCGAAGCGCAACCGGAACAGGCTCTCCTGCCGCTCCACCATGGTCGCTTCGATCCCCCCCTCCAGCAGCAGCCGGGTACCCGGCTTGGGGGACTTGCTGGAACGCACATGGGCCAACACCTCGTGGGCATCCAGCACCCGCTCCACCAGCACCTCGATCTTGCCCCCCGACGCCTTCTGCCCGAACAGGCGGGCCGGGATCACGCGGGTGTTGTTCATCACCAACAGGTCCCCCGGCTCCAGCAGCTGCTCGAGGTCGGAAAAAACACGATGCTCCAGCGCCCCGCTCTGCCCATCCACACAGAGCAAACGGCTGCTGCTGCGGTCGGGTTTCGGGTAGCGGGCGATCAGCTCATCGGGCAGATCAAAGCGAAAATCACTGACTTGCATGGGGTATGGGGGGCACAGGAAGCAAAAGGCCGGCGATTTTACCCAAAATTGCCCGCTGGCGCCACGCCAACCGAACCCCGAAGCCCCCAAAGCGCCAACCACAGGAGACAGGTTGCAGCCCAGGCGGAGGCTAAAAAGGCAGCGGCGGGCAATTGACCTTAAACCCCACTTTGCTATACTGCGCGCCGTCAAGCAGTGCGGCATCGCCCGCTGCGGCCCAGGATGGGCCAAGCTGTGCCAGAGTGGTGAAATTGGTAGACACAGGGGATTCAAAATCCCCCGCCCTTAAAAGCGTGCCGGTTCGAGTCCGGCCTCTGGTACCATCCCTAAAGCCCGCCATCGAAGCGGGCTTTTTTGTGCCCGCCGATCGGCCCGGGCCGAACCTACCCCCCGGGGGGTATATCCCCCATCCCCCGCCTGAACCTAGAGTGACCCCATAGCACACCGCTGCCACCCGATCTTCAGGAGAGTTGCCATGAACCCGATTGCCCACACCGGCTCCTATTACGCGGCTTCGGCCAACGACACCCGCCAGCGCCCCTCTCTGAATGGCGAGCTGAACGCCGATATCTGCGTGATCGGCGCCGGTTATACCGGCCTCTCCAGCGCCCTGCACCTGGCAGAGAGCGGTTTCAAGGTGGTAGTGCTGGAGGCCAGCCGCATCGGCTTCGGTGCCTCGGGTCGTAACGGCGGCCAGATCGTCAACAGCTACAGCCGTGATATCGACTTTATCGAACGTCACTACGGTACCGAGGCCGGCGCGCAGCTGGGCAAGATGGCCTTCGAGGGAGGGCGTATCATGCGCCGCATCATCAGCCAGTACGGCATCGCCTGCGACCTCAAGGCCGGCGGCATCTTCGCCGCCTGCAACCCCAAGCAGCTGCGGGAGCTGGAGGCCAAAAAGCGCCTTTGGGAGGCCCATGGCCATCAGGAGCTGGAGCTGCTCGACGCCGACTCGATCCAGCAGCACGTCGGCAGCCAGCGCTACAGCGGCGGCCTGCTCGACCACCAGAGCGGCCATATCCACCCCCTCAACCTGGCACTTGGAGAGGCGGCCACCATCGAGTCCCTGGGGGGGCAGATCTTCGAAGCCTCGCCGGTGATCCGCGTCGAAGAAGGGGCCAAACCCCGGGTACACACCGCCAACGGCAGCGTCAGTGCCGACTTCGTGGTGGTGGCGGGTAACGCCTACCTGGGTGGGCTGATCCCCAAGCTGCAGCAGAAGGCGATGCCCTGCGGCACACAGGTGATCGCCACCGAGCCCCTCGACCCCAGCCTGCAGAAACAGCTGCTGCCCAGCGACCACTGCGTCGAGGATTGCAACTACCTGCTCGACTACTACCGCCTCTCCGGTGACGGTCGCCTGATCTACGGAGGCGGCACCACCTACGGCGCCCGCGAACCGTCCAAGGTCGAATCCCTGATCCGCCCCAAGATGCTCAAGACCTTCCCCTCCCTGGAGGGGGTGCGGGTCGATTACGCCTGGACCGGCAACTTCCTCCTCACCCTGATGCGCCTGCCCCAGTTCGGTCGCATCGGCAGCAACATCTACTACGCCCAGGGCTACAGTGGCCACGGACTCACCTGCACCCACCTGGCGGGCAGCCTGATCTCCGACGCCATTCAGGGACAGGCGGAGCGCTTCGATGTGTTCGCCCGCCTGCCGCAGCCCCCCTTCCCGGGCGGACGCCTGCTGCGCATCCCCTTCACCGCCATGGGGGCCTGGTACTACAACCTGCGGGACCAGCTGGGGGTCTGACCCCGCCGCGTCGGTAACGACCACTTTCGGCGCCCTTTCCATCGGTGGCGGTGGCGGGCACAATGCAGCCATCCCTAACCACTCGGGGGCGGGCTGCCCCGCTCCCCGCCGCAGCGAACCCCATGACCGACAAACCCAGCGCTATCGCCCTCAACGCCCCCTGGCAGAAAAACCTGGCGGTGCTGATCGACCACCATCGCCTGCGCAGTTTTCCCGTCAACCTGGAGGCCTACCTGGGCACCCTGTGCCGCTTCGACACCTTCCTGATGATCACCTTCAAGGAGTCCTGCCAGCCGATCATCATCCACCCCACCGACCCCGACCAGCAGAGCCAGAGCCTGCGTCACTACCTGGACCGCGCCTACGTACTGGACCCGCTGTTCAACGCCATCCAGCAGGGGCTGCCGCCGGGAGTCACCCGCCTGGCCCAGATCATGCCGGACTCCTTCGAGGCCACCGAGTATTACCAGAGCTGCTACCAGAACTTTGGCCTCAAGGATGAGATTGACCTCTGCATCCGCCTCGACGAGCAGACCACCTGCGCCATCGCCCTCGGGCGGCGCACCGAGCTGGGGCCCATCACCCGCAGGGAGTTGAAGCAACTCAGCGAGCACTACCCCCTGATCGATGCCCTGGTGCGCCAGTTCTGGCTCAGCCAGGCGGCGGACTATGTGCAGTACGAGCGCTCCGATGGCCCCCTGAAGCAGGCGTTGGACAGCTTCGCCAGCGGCGTCCTGACCCAGCGGGAGCGGGAGGTGACCGCGCTGATTCTCAGGGGCTTCTCCACCCAGGCGATCGCCGAGACGCTGGGCATCAGCGCCGCCACCGTCAAGGTGCACCGCAAGAACATTCACGCACGCCTCAACACCTCCACCCAGTCGGAGATCTTCTCGCTCTTTATTGCCCACCTGGGCGCGCGGGAGGCCCCCGCAGGCCCGCCCGCCTAGGGGGCTGGCGGAGCAGGAGGAGGGTACCCGACCCGGGTCCACTCAGAGATAAAGGCATTGGAAAAGGTTTGCCGGTAGGGGCCATGGCGCGTCAGCTGGTAAAGGTAGCGCTCCAGCCCCGTCTCCGCGGTCTGGTCGAAGACGATCTTGTCAAAGCGCCCCGCAAGGATCTGCTGGAACAGCGGCTCCAGTTCGATCCGCCCCGAGCGCTCCAGCAGTTCCAGCAGGAACCAGTCGATCGCCACTACGCGCTGGCTCTGGATCGACAGCCGCTCATCCACCAGCAGGAGGGTGCCGGGGAAGGCCCGGTAATGGTCGGCATAGCGCCGCACCGGCATGCCGCGATCCTCATACTGGGCCACCACCGTACTCCCCTGCTCCAGCAGCAGGCGCCCCGATTGCCAGGCCTGCAGCGACAGCGCCGCCAGCACCAGTACCCTGACCGCCAGCGGCGCCTGCCGCAGGGCAACCCCCAGCGCCAGCAGCAGGAAGATCACCAGTTCGCCGAAATAGCTGTCGCTGGCGCCGGCCTTGCCCGCGATCATAAAGGTCCACAGCAGCGACAAGGGCAGGGAGACGCGCAACAGCAGGGGTGCACTGCGGGCCGGGAGGCACCACAGCAGGACGATCAGGGCCGCCACCCAGAAACCGGGGTAGCGCTGGAACAACATGGGTCCATAGTAGGCCGCATGCTTGAACGGAGTCATCGCGTTTGACCCCATCGCCAGCAGGGTGTGCTGGAAGGCAGCAACGCCCCAAAACCATCCCATCAGCAGGTAGATCACCGTCAGTCCGGCCAGCATCAAGAGGGTAAAGGTGAGTAGATCTCGCCAGCGGCGCTGGATCAGAAGCCAGGCAAAAATCGTTGCGGGGATCAGTATGTAGGACTGCTTGACCGCAAACGCCAACAGGCAGCACAGTGCCGCCAGTGCCAATGAGCGACGTGACTCCTGTGCGGCAAGGTACCAGCCCAGAAACCCCAACAGCATCGCCAGCGACTCGGGGCGCAGGCGAAAAAAGTCCGGCACCGTTAAACCAAAGATGGTAAAAAACAGACCGAACAGCAGTACCGCGCTCAACCGGTCAGCCTGTTTCCTGCCCCACCAGGCCAGCAGCGCCGCCAGCAGTAGAGCGGCTCCCCAGCTGATCAGGCGCCCTCTCCAAAGCGCCTGGTCGGGGGAGTCCGACAGCCAGGCGGTCGGCAGGTAGGTGAGCGGATTGTAGACCCGGTATCGGTAGAGGTGCTGGTGCCACTCGGGGTAGAGGTCGCCCCCCGCCAGCAGCCCTACAATGCCGTCGTAAACAAAGCCTTCGTAGCGCGAAACAACATGAGAAATACTCAGCGCCTCAAAGGCCGCCAGCAGGTTGACCAGCGCCACCGCCAGAAACACCAGGGCCAGTGCACCGCCCCACCCCTTGAGCAGTTCCTGTTGGCCCAGCCGCTGAAGCAGTCCCTCCTTCACCGTCCACCTCCCGGATCACCGGCACGGCTCGCCAGGGCCAGCAGTGAGACCCCCACGGGAAAACCGAGCCCTCGGCCGATGCAGTGGCGCTCCCAAGCGAAGACCCTAAACAGCAGGGTGTTTAGCCACGGTCCCGGCATCTGGTCGTCGGCGCCCCGGAGCAGACCGAGCCGGGAGCCGAGCCGAGCCAGTGCGATCAGTGGCAGCAAAAGGCTATTGAAATACTTCACGCGCTCGACCCTGAAACCGCTCTCCTCCAGCAGCCGACGCAGCTCCCCGGCCTGGTAGCGGCGATGATGATGATGACGCTCGTCGTGCGCGCTCCATAGCGCCTGCAGGGCCGGAACCGTCAGCAGTAATCGTCCGCCGGGGGCTAACCGTTCCAGCAGCCGTGACAGCGCCGCCCTGTGTGGTTCCACGTGCTCGAGCACATCCATCAGCACAATCAGGTCGTAGGGGACATCGCTTTCCGGCAGGGCATCCGGTAACGATCCCGCCAACAGCTCTACCCCGTGCACCTCGGCGGCCAACTGACGGGCCCTGGCATCGGGCTCCACGGAATCGACAGAACCAAACGCCTTCAGCATCGCGCTGTTACCGCCGGTCCCGGCCCCCACCTCAAGAATGCGGAGCTCAGGGCCCAGCCCAAGACGCCGGATCAGGTCGGCAACAATGGCGCGCCTTCCCCTGAACCACCAGTGCTTCGACTCCAGTCGCGCCATCTGTTCGTATACGTCAGCGTCCATCTGCGGGGAAATTTCCTTAGAATCAACAGGGGTTTACAGCGGATTATCCAGCGCATAAAGTCTCACATCAAGCCAATAAGGAAATCTCCATGCACGGCAGCACCGCCCTGATCAGCCTGATCGTTCCCTGCTTCAATGAGCAGCACAACCTCGACGCCCTCTATCGGCGACTGATCGAGGTGATGTCGGCGCAGCCCCTGGCGTTCGAACTCATCCTCGTCAACGACGGCTCCACCGACCAGACCCTGCAGGCGATCCAGGCACTGAGCCGGCAGGACAAAAGGGTGCGCTACGCCAGTTTCAGCCGAAACTTCGGCCACGAAGCGGCCTCCAGCTGCGGCTTCGAGCTGGCCCGGGGAGACGCGGCCATCCTCCTCGACGCCGACCTGCAGGACCCACCGGAGCTGATCCCGCAGATGATCGAGCGCTGGCAGCAGGGGGCACAGGTGGTCTACGGCAAACGCACCAGCCGCTCGGGGGAGAGCCTGGGCAAGCGCGCCACCTCCTACCTCTTCTACCGGCTGCTCAACCGCCTTTCCTCGACCCCGATTCCCGCCGACGTGGGTGACTTTCGCCTGGTGGATCGCGTGGTCATCGACCATTTCAACGCGCTACCGGAGCGCAACCGTTTCGTGCGCGGCATGTTCTCATGGGTCGGTTTTCGCCAGGAAGCGATCCCCTTCACCCGCGAAGCGCGTCACCAGGGGGAGACCAAATACAACTGGCTCAAGCTGTTTGTGCTGGCCTTCGACGCCGTCACCGCCTTCAGTGTCTCCCCGCTTCGCCTCTGCTCACTGGTGGGGCTACTAGTGACCCTGGCCAGCTTCAGCGCCGCCATCGTGGTCAGCTTGCAGAAGATCTTCTGGGGTATGCCGATCCCCGGTTACGCCTTCGCGACTGCCGGTATGTTCCTGCTTGGCGGGGTGCAGCTGTTGTTTCTTGGCATGATTGGGGAGTACATCGGCAAGATCTACACCCAGGTGCAGGGACGCCCCCTCTATATCATCAGTGAAACCGAGCCTTCGAAGGAGTCGACAGGTGAGCCGCAGGGAGCCGGCGACTGAGCCATGACCAGCACCTCCAACCCGCGAGCCTCGCTTTTACCCTGGTGCCTGTTGCTGCTAGTGGCCTCTCTCGTGCCCTACTACCAGGCACTGCTGTCGGGCTTTGTACTGGATGACTGGCCGGTGATCGTGGAAAACCCGGCCATCCGCTCGCTGGATTCGATCGCCAGCTTTTTCACCCAGAGCGTCTGGAGCAACACCCCGGAGCGCTCCAGCAACTTTATCTATCGCCCGCTTTTTCTCTTAACCCAGGCCCTCAACTACCAGCTCTGGGGGCTGAACCCGCTGGGCTACC from Aestuariirhabdus litorea encodes:
- a CDS encoding glycosyltransferase family 2 protein → MHGSTALISLIVPCFNEQHNLDALYRRLIEVMSAQPLAFELILVNDGSTDQTLQAIQALSRQDKRVRYASFSRNFGHEAASSCGFELARGDAAILLDADLQDPPELIPQMIERWQQGAQVVYGKRTSRSGESLGKRATSYLFYRLLNRLSSTPIPADVGDFRLVDRVVIDHFNALPERNRFVRGMFSWVGFRQEAIPFTREARHQGETKYNWLKLFVLAFDAVTAFSVSPLRLCSLVGLLVTLASFSAAIVVSLQKIFWGMPIPGYAFATAGMFLLGGVQLLFLGMIGEYIGKIYTQVQGRPLYIISETEPSKESTGEPQGAGD
- a CDS encoding NAD(P)/FAD-dependent oxidoreductase, whose amino-acid sequence is MNPIAHTGSYYAASANDTRQRPSLNGELNADICVIGAGYTGLSSALHLAESGFKVVVLEASRIGFGASGRNGGQIVNSYSRDIDFIERHYGTEAGAQLGKMAFEGGRIMRRIISQYGIACDLKAGGIFAACNPKQLRELEAKKRLWEAHGHQELELLDADSIQQHVGSQRYSGGLLDHQSGHIHPLNLALGEAATIESLGGQIFEASPVIRVEEGAKPRVHTANGSVSADFVVVAGNAYLGGLIPKLQQKAMPCGTQVIATEPLDPSLQKQLLPSDHCVEDCNYLLDYYRLSGDGRLIYGGGTTYGAREPSKVESLIRPKMLKTFPSLEGVRVDYAWTGNFLLTLMRLPQFGRIGSNIYYAQGYSGHGLTCTHLAGSLISDAIQGQAERFDVFARLPQPPFPGGRLLRIPFTAMGAWYYNLRDQLGV
- the queA gene encoding tRNA preQ1(34) S-adenosylmethionine ribosyltransferase-isomerase QueA translates to MQVSDFRFDLPDELIARYPKPDRSSSRLLCVDGQSGALEHRVFSDLEQLLEPGDLLVMNNTRVIPARLFGQKASGGKIEVLVERVLDAHEVLAHVRSSKSPKPGTRLLLEGGIEATMVERQESLFRLRFEGESPVLELLERHGHMPLPPYIERDDQLSDRERYQTVYARHQGAVAAPTAGLHFDEALLQRLADKGIETAFVTLHVGAGTFQPVRVERIEDHQMHSEYLELELAVCDAVNACRARGGRVVAVGTTSVRCLESASQAGEIRPYRGETDIFIYPGYRFRSVDLLVTNFHLPESTLLMLVSAFSGYETMMNAYRVAVEQKYRFFSYGDAMLLSPASPRSMQESM
- a CDS encoding helix-turn-helix transcriptional regulator, giving the protein MTDKPSAIALNAPWQKNLAVLIDHHRLRSFPVNLEAYLGTLCRFDTFLMITFKESCQPIIIHPTDPDQQSQSLRHYLDRAYVLDPLFNAIQQGLPPGVTRLAQIMPDSFEATEYYQSCYQNFGLKDEIDLCIRLDEQTTCAIALGRRTELGPITRRELKQLSEHYPLIDALVRQFWLSQAADYVQYERSDGPLKQALDSFASGVLTQREREVTALILRGFSTQAIAETLGISAATVKVHRKNIHARLNTSTQSEIFSLFIAHLGAREAPAGPPA
- a CDS encoding class I SAM-dependent methyltransferase, encoding MDADVYEQMARLESKHWWFRGRRAIVADLIRRLGLGPELRILEVGAGTGGNSAMLKAFGSVDSVEPDARARQLAAEVHGVELLAGSLPDALPESDVPYDLIVLMDVLEHVEPHRAALSRLLERLAPGGRLLLTVPALQALWSAHDERHHHHRRYQAGELRRLLEESGFRVERVKYFNSLLLPLIALARLGSRLGLLRGADDQMPGPWLNTLLFRVFAWERHCIGRGLGFPVGVSLLALASRAGDPGGGR